Genomic window (Verrucomicrobiia bacterium):
CACCCATCCCCTGGTCCGCCATCGGCGGCCAGGACGAAGCGGTCCAGGCCATCCGCGACACCATCGAACTCCCCTTCCTCCACCGCGACCTCTTCCGCCGCTTCCAGCACGCCGTCCCCAAGGGCTTCCTCCTCCATGGCCCCCCCGGCTGCGGCAAAACCCTCCTCGGCAAGGCCACCGCCTGGAACCTCCGCCAGCAGATCCTCGACGCCACCGGGGTCGAACACCCCGAGTTCTTCCTCCACATCAAGGGACCCGAGGTCCTCAATATGTGGGTCGGCGAATCCGAACGGCAGGTCCGCGACCTCTTCGCCCAATGCCGCGAACGCGCCTCCGAAGGCCACCTCGCCTTCCTCTTCATCGACGAGGCCGAAAGCATCCTCGGCGTCCGGCGCGGCGGTCGCGTCCACAGCATCCTCTCCACCCTCGTCCCCATGTTCTGCACGGAGATGGACGGCCTCGAACCGCTCTCCAATGTGGTCATCATCCTCGCCTCCAACCGCGCCGACCTCATCGACCCCGCCATCCTCCGCCCCGGCCGCATTGACCGGAAAATCCGCGTCCGCCGCCCCGACAAGGACGGCGCCCGGCGGATCTACGGCATCTACCTCACCGATTCGCTGCCCCTGGCCGAGCCCTCCGACACCCTGGCCGCCGCCATCGCCGACGCCCATTACGCCCGCCATCCCGACAACGAATTCCTCGAAGTCACCTTCCGCAGCGGCCGCCGTGATGTCCTCACCCGCGGCGACGTCGCCAGCGGCGCCATCATCGCCGCCGTCGTCGAACGCGCCAAAAGCCTCGCCATCAAACGTGCCATCGCCTCCAGCACCGCCGGCGAACTCACCCGCGACGACCTCCTCGCCGCCCTCCGCCTCGAACACGCGGAAAACGACCTCTTCCCTTCCAGCGACCTGACCGAGGACTGGCTCAAACTCACGGACTTCGACCCCGAAAACGTCGTCCGCCTCGGCCCCATCCGGCCCCGTCGCGAGGAACGGAGCGCCGTCGTGTGATCCAGCCCGCCCCGATCCTTTTCGGACTCGAAACCGAGTTCGGCATCGCCCGCGGCGACCACCCCGACCTCGACGTGGTCGCCGAGTCCATTGCCCTCGTCCGCAGTGCCGCCGAACCCGGCGTCCTGATGCGCTGGGATTACGCCTCCGAAAATCCCCACCGGGACATGCGCGGCTTCGACGTCGCCCAGCTCCGCCAGGACGACGACGAGGCCCGTTACTTTGCCCAGGACGCCCGGCGCGAACTCAGCTTCGCCGAGATCAAGAGCGATTTCGTCTTCGCCAACGGCGCCCGCTTCTACAACGACCACGCCCACCCGGAATACTGCACCCCGGAATGCGCCCGCCTCTCCGACCTCGTCCTCCACGACCGCGCCGGGGAACGCATCGTCATGGCCTGCGCCGCCGCCCTCTCCCGCCAGCGCGGCGAAACCGTCCGCCTCTACAAGAACAACACCGACTTCGCCGGCCACAGCTACGGTTGCCACGAAAACTACCTCATCCCCCGCGCCCTCGACTGGAACATTCTCGCGACCGCCATCCAGGCCTTCCTGGTCACCCGCCAGATCTTCGCCGGAGCCGGCAAGTTTGCCTTCGAGGAGGAGGACCGCCTGGTCGGGCACGGATTCCAGATCTCCCAGCGCAGCGACTTCTTCAGCGAACTGCAAAGCGTGGACACCATGCAGCGGCGCCCCATCGTCAATACCCGCGACGAACCCCACGCCGACCCACGCTACTGGCGCCGCTTCCACGTCATCCTCGGCGACGCCAACATGTCCCCCTTCGCCACCTGGCTGAAGGTCGGCACCACCGCCCTCACCCTCGAGGCGATCGTCCGCGAACCCGCCCACCCCTGGCCAGCCCTCGCCGATCCCCTCGCCGCCCTCCGCACCATCTCCGCCGACCCGCACTGGCGCTGGGAAATCCGCTGCACCGACCGCTCCCCCGCCACCGCCATCTCCGTCCAGCGCGACTACCTCGATGCCGTCCGCCAAACCTGTGACCTGTCCGACCCCGACCGTGCCGCCCTGGTGACCGCCTGGGCCGGGGTCCTCGATGACCTCGAATCCGACCCCGCCCGATGCCGGGACCGCCTCGACTGGGTTGCCAAACATGCCCTCATCCGCGAATTCCAGGCGGCCCAGCAGATCCGTGACGACGATCCCTGGCTGCTCAGCCTTGACCTCGAGTACCACCGCCTCGACACCGCCGAGGGCCTCTACTTCGCCCTCGAGGACTCCGGCGCCATGCGACGTGTCCCCCCGCCCGCCGATGTCGAACGGGCCATCCATTCCCCCCCCGACAACACCCGCGCCGCCGTGCGCGGCCTGTGCATCGCCCGCTTCGCCCCCTTCGTCCTCTCCGCCCAGTGGGACCATGTCACCCTCCAGACCCGGCGTGGCCCCCTGCGCATCGACCTGACCGATCTCTTCACCCCGGAACGTCTCGAATCCCTCCTTGCCGCCCTGCACGCCGCCGCGACACCGGACGACTTGCGCTTTGCCCCTTCCGACGGAAACTAACCGCCAATCTCTCCCCGCTTATGCCCGAGCAGACTCAAAAGACTCGCCCTCCCATCCCGCGCCCGTCCGGCGGAGGCGGTGAAGGACCGAAAGCCCCCGACATCGAGAAGCCCAATACCGAGGAACTCCTCAAACGCATGCGCCGCGTCGATCCCGATCAGGCGCGCCGCTACCGCCAGCGCACCGGCGAGTAACCTCGCCCACCCCTGCTAAACTCTGTGGGAGACTCCCTACCCCCTCCGCTGGCGGGCGATTTCTTCGCCCTCCTGGCCCGTCACCACCTCCAGAACCCCGCGCCGGACGCCTCGGCCTCGCTGCCCCCCACCCAGATCCAGGCCACCACGGTCTTCGCCTTCCATTTCGCCGGGGGCGTCCTGATGGCCGGCGACCGGCGCGCCACCGCCGGCCACCTCATCGTCACCGAGCAGGTGGACAAAATCCTCGAACTGGACGCCTCATCCCTCCTCGCCATCGCCGGCGTTCCGGCCACCGCCTTCGAGATCGCGCGTACCCTCAAGACGTCGTTCGAATACTACCGGCGCAGCCAGTTGCAGTCCCTCAGCCTTCCCGCCCGGCTCCGCGCCCTCTCCCGCGCCCTCCGCGATAACCTCCCCCTCACCCTTCAGGGGGTCGGTGTCGTCGCCCCCCTCTTCGCCGGCCTCGACACCACCTCTTCACCACCCCGGCCCCAGATCTATTTCTATGATCCCCTCGGAGCGCAGTTCCAGGCCGCCGCCTTCGCCGCCTCCGGCTCGGGTGCCATCACCATCCGCAGTCTCCTCAGTTTTCAGGAACGGTTCGGGTCCCCCACGCCCTCCCGCCTCCCGCGCCGTGAAGCCGTCCAGCTCGCCCTCCGCGTCCTCACCGTCGCCGCGGAATTCGATACCGCCACCGGCGGCATCCAGCCCGATGCCTCCCGCTTCGCCACCCTCCGCATCCTCGGTCCGGACGGCATCTCGACGGTGGACGATGCGGAACAACGTGACGCCCTCGGTTGACGTCCCACCCGATCCCGGACCATGACTGAAGAACCCTACAGGTGGATCGAGGCGATCGGGAACCGCCGCGAATACGTGGAAACCCAGCTCCGGGGCGGTTCGCCCGTCTTCGCCGCCAGCCTCGACGACGGGATCCTGCTCCTCGGCGTCGGCACCGGACATTCCAAGGTCTTCGAAATCTTCGACCGCCACGCCCTCGCCGGTCTCGGGCATCCCACCGACCTCGAACGGGTCCGCCAGACGTTGATCGATGCCGCCCACCTGGAAGCCTTCACCCGCGCCTCGGCGGATGTCTCCCTCCGGCGCCTGGTCAGCTTCGGCCTCGGACCCCAGCTCAAAACCGCCTTCGAACAGCTCTTCAGCCCGCCCTTCCTCGTCCGACTCCTCCTCGCCGAAGTGGGCCAGCGCCCAACCAACGATCTCCTCGTCCGGCTCGATTTCGACGGTTCCTTCGAACTCCGGCCCGGCGGCGTGGCGATCGCAGCCGACAGCCCCTCCGGAACCGCCGCAGCCGGGGACTGGCTTGCCCCGCGCATCGATTCGTCCACATCCCTGCCCGATGCGTCCCTCTGGCTCCTCGAGGCCTGGCATCGCCTGACCGCCTCCGAACCGTTCCCGGCCGACCTCGACCGTCCCCGAACCGCGTGGACCCTCCCCGCCGGCCGTCAGGTCGAAGCCGCCCTGCTCCGCCGCACCGCGCCCGGCGAAGCCCGCTACCAGCCCCTGGACCCGGCCCAACTCGTGCCCCCCCCCGCATGACCCGCGTCGTCGGTCTCGAAACCGAATACGGCTGCCTCTCCGACGACCCCGCCGGCCCGGCGGCAACCGTCGGACTCGTCCGCGGCTGGCTGTTCGAACGTCAGCGTTACGGACTGCCCGATGTCTTCCAGCGCGACTGGGATGAACCGCCCGGCAACGGCGGATTCCTGTTCAACGGCGGACGCGCCTACGTGGACATGGGGCACCTCGAATACTGCACCCCCGAGTGTCTCCAGCTCCGGGACCTCATCCTCTACGACCGCGCCGGCGATCTCCTCCTCGACGAAGCCCTCTCCTCCCTCGGCCTCACCGCACGGGCCGGCTTCATCCGCAACAACATCGACCACTACTCGGGGGCCACCTTCGGCTGCCACGAAAACTATCTCGTCCGCCGCAGCGCCCCCCTCACCGAGCGCAACGTCCTCTCCGTCCTCGCCTTCCTCACCCTTCGCGTCCTCTATTCGGGCGCCGGCCGGGTCGGCTCCTCCCTCGGCGCCGAGAACCGCGGCGATCACCGCCGGCCCGGCGCCAATCCTCATTTCCAGATCAGTCAGCGCGCCGACTACATCAACAACGAGCTGTTCGAGTGGGTCCAGTTCAACCGCGCCATCATCAATACCCGCGACGAACCCCTCGCCGATCCCCGCCGCTTCCGCCGCCTCCACCTCCTCCACGGCGACACCAGCGTCCTCCCCTGCACCCTCGCCCTCAAAATCGGCACCACGGCGCTCGTCCTCGATCTCCTCGAAATCGACCACCTGCCCCATCTCTCCCTCGCCGACTCGGTCCAGACTTTCCGCATCCTGTCCCACCAGACCGACGGCCCCTGGGAGGTCACGCTGGCCGAAGGCGGGTCCGCCGATGCCATCGAGATCCTCGCCCGTTATCAGGCCGCCGCGTCGGCCGAATTCCGCGGTCGCGATGCCGAAACCGATGCCATCCTTGCCCTCTGGGCCGAAACCCTGGATGCCCTCTCCAAGGACCCCCAACGCCTGATCGGCCGGGTGGACTGGATCACCAAGCAATGGCTCCTCTCCCAGTTCGTGGAACGGGAGGGCGTGTCCTGGGACGATCCCTGGCTCCGCTCCCAGGACCTCGAATTCCACCACGCCTCCGTCACCCGTTCCCTCGGCCACGCCCTCGACCGTTCGCCCGATCCCTGGGCCATCCGTCAGGGGGACGCCACCAAGGCCCTCGACACCCCCCCGGCCGACACCCGCGCCCATGCCCGTTCCCAGCTCATGCGTCGCATCTCCCAGCGAGAGGGTCGCTACTTCGTGGACTGGGAGATCGTGGACATCGAGGGCTTCGAAACGCTGCACCTCCTCGATCCCTTCTCCCCCCAGCCGCCCGAGCCCAAGCCTCTCTCGGAACCGCCCGATTCAAAGCCCTCCTGAACCGCGTAGGCCCATCCAGTCAACCGGGCATGAACGACGGCACCCGATCGTCAGGTTCAGTGAACCCGACCGATCGGGCGTCACGCCGACCTTCCCCTCCTTCCCCTTACAGGCGGTCGAAGACCAGGATGCGACCGTCCACCGAGGTCATCATCTGGCGATCCCGGATGGTCGCCTGCAGATCCAACGAGTTGCCCCCTTGGGAAATGCGAATTCGATAGTCGTCCCCGGCCCGGGACCACTCGCCATCCCCCGTGGTCATCATCGGCGCCAGGATGGAGGACGAACTGGGCCGCGAAGGAGGACGTCCTGGAGCCATCCGCGGAGTCGTGGTCGCCAACGGCACGCCGCGCTGCTGCACCCCACCGCCGCCACCGCCACCGCCACCGCCCAGACCGTAGCGATCCCGATAGAGATCCGCGGTGCTCTCCGTCGGCTGAGCCTGCGGCAAGGCCCGCGCCGCCAAAGATCGTGCCGTCATTCCGGAACCCGACCCAGGAGCCGACGGGGCATACTCTCCATCCACCGGAGTCGCTGACGTGGGAGCACTCGCCGATCCCGCCCGGCCAACCACTTCCAGGAGTTTGTGCTCGTCCTTGGCCTTGACCTTCAGGAGCGCCCGATGATCCGTGGTGAAGCCCAGCACCATCTCGTCCAAGTAAACGTTCAACGCCCGTCGAAGCAGGTTGAACTCCACCGCGGGCAGCCGCTCCGACCCGACATTGCGCATCTCCGCAATGCTGCGGCGCACGTTCAAGCGCCAGCGTCCCAGAATGCGCTCGTCCTTGAACCGGTCCGAAACCCCCGTCCGCAGGTAGGCCTCCAGATCCCGCAAATCCAACTCCAGCAACTCGTTCACGATCTCATGGTTGTCCGCCACCGCCCGAATCCGGGGATGCTCCAGGATCTCCATCAGCCCCGCCCGCGACTGGAGCAGTGTCTGGATCTCGGGATCCCGGCCCAGGTCCGCCACTTCCTGCCGCTCCGCCATGCCCAGGAAGGGCGGATAGCTGGCCAGCCGGCTGTGCACCGATGGATTGTGGTAAACCATCCCCAGAATGTCCGACGCGAGATAGTGCGCCTCGTCCGCAGGTTGAAACCGCTCGACGATCCGGCTCAGGCCCGACTGCTCCATCCCCCGGGCAAATTGGTTCGCAAACCGAAGGGACATCGTCCCCTCATCCTCGTTGGCCAGCTGCGTGGACAGGTAGCCGGGCACATAGGCCACCATCCCCAGCAGGACCAGCCAGACGGTGCCCACGCCCGCCCCCACCGCCGTCCCCATGCGCCGGTTCAAACGCAGCCACCGGGCATAGGAGTATTCGTCCGTGCTGTTCCGATACCGCTTCTGAACCCAGTAATCCACCCCCAGCGCCACCCCCAGAAACACCAGCGACAAAAGCAGAAACCCCACCAGCGGCGGCAGGTAGAACTGCCAGACCGGATTGGTGAAGCCGATCAACGGAATCAACCCGGCACACCACGCCCCCACGGTCTTCGCCAGCGCCGCGCTGACCACCAGCCCCGCCAGGCATATCGCGGATCGAATCGCACCCAGGAAGTAGCCAATGACACCTGCCAGGGCCAGGAGCAGTACGCCGACAATCCAGATGAGCATGCGCCCACCATATCCCCCGCGCCCGCGAAGGCACGTGCAAAATGACGGTCGCAGTCGCCCCGGGCGCAGCCCAGATTTCTGGGACTCGCCCAGGCCATGCCTCGTGGGGACTCGTACTCAGCCCGAAGGGCGGTACTCGTACTCGTCCTCGAACCCGCACGCACACCGTTTCGAGCGCCACCTTGGCCGTATCCATGCAGCAGGCGGGAGGTGCGAACTCCGCAACGCATCTCCCCGGAGGGCCGGGTTCCACGAGGCCGCAACGGTGTGGAGCGTTGGGTCGTGGACTCGCGGAGCTCGTCCCTCCGGTTCTCCCCCGGACTCCCTACCGTCGCCCCGCCAGCCACCGCCGGATGGCCAGGCTCTGCGAGTGCTCCGGATCCAGCTCGATGACTCTCAGGTAATGCGCCCGCGCCCTTCCGCCATTCCCCAACCGCTGCGCATACAGGTTCCCCAAAAGCAGATGCGCCGCCACATGGTCGGGATCCGTGGTCACGATCCGTTCCGCCTCGATCGCCGCGTCGGTGGGGTACCCGGCGCGCTCGAGGGCCAGCGCAAAGGTCAGTCGTGCCGACAGGGAATCCGGGTCCAACGACAAGGCCCACTCGCTGGCATCCAGCGATCGCGACCAGTCCCCCGTCTGGAGATGAACCGTCGCCAGATTGCGGTAGGCCTCGTACGCCGCCGGATCCAGCCGGATCACTTCCGTGTAGTGCGTCACGGCCGACTCCATCCGTCCTCGGCGGTGCTCCTGAATGCCAAGCAGCATGACCGGCCGAGCCGCTGCCCGGTCACCCGTCGCGGGCCGGTTCGGACGCTGGTACACGTACCTCGGTATCTCCCGCACGGCCCCGGGCATCGGCTCCACCCCCTCCAACCGACCCGGCATAACGTCGGCCGGGCCCGGCGACGAGGGCACGCGCACCACCCGGATGCTCGGCTCGGTCAGCAAGGGGATGCCCATCCCGTCGACAACGGGTGCCGATCGATCCACTTCCGCCTGGGTTGCAGCCACCTCCCTGTCCGATGCCCGTTCCGCGCCGTCCTCGGAACGGAACCACGTCGTCGGATTCACCCAACGCCACCGTCCCGCCTCGCTCGCCTCCCTGTCCTCACCTGCGGACGGCCCAGGTTCCACGCTTCGCCCATCGGAAGCGAACCACTGCATCGGATTGGCCCGACTCCAGAACCGCCGCCGTTCGGCTGCGTCGGCATCCGGTCGGGCGATTCCAACCTCCCGCGTTGCCTCGTCGCCAGTCGCCGTCCCCTCCGAAGACACCCCCGGCAGCACAGGGGCCCAGGCTTCGTCCCGCGTCTCCCGCGCAAACCCAGCGGGCACCGGCACCTCCACCACCTGCAGGGGTTCCGGCGCGGGCCCTTCCACGGCCAGAGTCACCGGCGGGACCGGTGTCGGGGGCGGCGTCGGCTCGGGCGGAAGACGCAACCCCACCTGCGGCAGCACGCGCAGGGGCGGCTCGGACATCCGATCTTCCACCGCTTCCGTCACGGCAACGGGTGGCGGCTCCACGGCCGCCACAAGCCGGTCGGGAACAGCGGGCGGCGGCAACGGCTCCTCCACCACGTTCACCTCGGGCACCTCGACCGCGGCAGTCGCAGGGGCAGGGGCAGGATCCGGTTCCACGGGATCCGGATCCACCCGCGGCCCGGGCGCCGTGGAGCGGGAATCGATGCCTGCGGACGCCCTGGCGTCAACGGCGCGGGTCGGGGCTGACGGCGGCAGCTCAGAGGGAATGGAAGGGGAAGGCGCCGTGGGCGGCGGCGGTTCCAGCCGAACGGGGGGAGGGGCATCAATCGTCCCGCCATGTTGCGAGGACTCCGGTGGTAGGCTGGTCCCAGCCCTGGTCGCGGCCAGTTGAACGGGCGCAGCGGTAGGTTCCTGGGTCGGTTCCTCCGGCACCGCGGGGGTCGAGGAAGGGCCGGCCGTCCCTGTAAGGGGCGTTGCCCCGGCCACGGGAAGTGCGGCGGCCCCAGGGACGTCCGGCACTGCGGGCGGCGTCTCAAGGTGGCGAAGGATGGCGGCGATTCCCAGGGAACGGGCGGCCTCCGGTCGCAGCGCGGTGTAACGCCGGTAGGCCTCGACGGCCTGAGGTCGGGCGCCCAACTGCTGGGCCGCCACGGCCAGGTTCAACCACGCGGGAGCGAATCCCGGCTCCCGCTGCGCCGCCTCGCTGAAACACTGCCAGGCCTCCCGGGCCCGCCGCTGCTGCTGCAGGGCGATTCCCAGCCCGTTCAACGCCTCGACGTCCCCGGCGCGCAACCGCAGCGCCGTGCCGAAACTTCGTTCCGCCTGGCCCCACTCTCGGACCCGCAGCAATGCCTGCCCATGCGCCCGCCATCCCTCCGCCGACTCGGGTTCGATCGCGATATACGAGCGGAAGGACTCCGCCGCCTCATCCGGGCGTCCCTGTTCCAACCAGAGATGCCCCAGATTGAAATGGGCGG
Coding sequences:
- a CDS encoding AAA family ATPase, which translates into the protein MMDLLSREELDRLSTLQILDLIAGKLPPRHSALLDLAYLRDRVVGLEETNDQARQVIEKYDEALDKLRSPALRVGTFLAALEPDRAHVCLGGADYICRVDPQLALSSLQIGQRVLCNEAFAVVQGLGFDRGGPLVRIDEALSDGRLRIGTEAGTAPVVVLRSALLAKEKLKPGLEVRLDANQRVALEVLGVGKRIDRSLDRVTPIPWSAIGGQDEAVQAIRDTIELPFLHRDLFRRFQHAVPKGFLLHGPPGCGKTLLGKATAWNLRQQILDATGVEHPEFFLHIKGPEVLNMWVGESERQVRDLFAQCRERASEGHLAFLFIDEAESILGVRRGGRVHSILSTLVPMFCTEMDGLEPLSNVVIILASNRADLIDPAILRPGRIDRKIRVRRPDKDGARRIYGIYLTDSLPLAEPSDTLAAAIADAHYARHPDNEFLEVTFRSGRRDVLTRGDVASGAIIAAVVERAKSLAIKRAIASSTAGELTRDDLLAALRLEHAENDLFPSSDLTEDWLKLTDFDPENVVRLGPIRPRREERSAVV
- a CDS encoding proteasome accessory factor PafA2 family protein; translated protein: MQPAPILFGLETEFGIARGDHPDLDVVAESIALVRSAAEPGVLMRWDYASENPHRDMRGFDVAQLRQDDDEARYFAQDARRELSFAEIKSDFVFANGARFYNDHAHPEYCTPECARLSDLVLHDRAGERIVMACAAALSRQRGETVRLYKNNTDFAGHSYGCHENYLIPRALDWNILATAIQAFLVTRQIFAGAGKFAFEEEDRLVGHGFQISQRSDFFSELQSVDTMQRRPIVNTRDEPHADPRYWRRFHVILGDANMSPFATWLKVGTTALTLEAIVREPAHPWPALADPLAALRTISADPHWRWEIRCTDRSPATAISVQRDYLDAVRQTCDLSDPDRAALVTAWAGVLDDLESDPARCRDRLDWVAKHALIREFQAAQQIRDDDPWLLSLDLEYHRLDTAEGLYFALEDSGAMRRVPPPADVERAIHSPPDNTRAAVRGLCIARFAPFVLSAQWDHVTLQTRRGPLRIDLTDLFTPERLESLLAALHAAATPDDLRFAPSDGN
- a CDS encoding ubiquitin-like protein UBact produces the protein MPEQTQKTRPPIPRPSGGGGEGPKAPDIEKPNTEELLKRMRRVDPDQARRYRQRTGE
- a CDS encoding proteasome subunit alpha, which produces MGDSLPPPLAGDFFALLARHHLQNPAPDASASLPPTQIQATTVFAFHFAGGVLMAGDRRATAGHLIVTEQVDKILELDASSLLAIAGVPATAFEIARTLKTSFEYYRRSQLQSLSLPARLRALSRALRDNLPLTLQGVGVVAPLFAGLDTTSSPPRPQIYFYDPLGAQFQAAAFAASGSGAITIRSLLSFQERFGSPTPSRLPRREAVQLALRVLTVAAEFDTATGGIQPDASRFATLRILGPDGISTVDDAEQRDALG
- a CDS encoding proteasome subunit alpha, coding for MTEEPYRWIEAIGNRREYVETQLRGGSPVFAASLDDGILLLGVGTGHSKVFEIFDRHALAGLGHPTDLERVRQTLIDAAHLEAFTRASADVSLRRLVSFGLGPQLKTAFEQLFSPPFLVRLLLAEVGQRPTNDLLVRLDFDGSFELRPGGVAIAADSPSGTAAAGDWLAPRIDSSTSLPDASLWLLEAWHRLTASEPFPADLDRPRTAWTLPAGRQVEAALLRRTAPGEARYQPLDPAQLVPPPA
- a CDS encoding proteasome accessory factor PafA2 family protein, producing MTRVVGLETEYGCLSDDPAGPAATVGLVRGWLFERQRYGLPDVFQRDWDEPPGNGGFLFNGGRAYVDMGHLEYCTPECLQLRDLILYDRAGDLLLDEALSSLGLTARAGFIRNNIDHYSGATFGCHENYLVRRSAPLTERNVLSVLAFLTLRVLYSGAGRVGSSLGAENRGDHRRPGANPHFQISQRADYINNELFEWVQFNRAIINTRDEPLADPRRFRRLHLLHGDTSVLPCTLALKIGTTALVLDLLEIDHLPHLSLADSVQTFRILSHQTDGPWEVTLAEGGSADAIEILARYQAAASAEFRGRDAETDAILALWAETLDALSKDPQRLIGRVDWITKQWLLSQFVEREGVSWDDPWLRSQDLEFHHASVTRSLGHALDRSPDPWAIRQGDATKALDTPPADTRAHARSQLMRRISQREGRYFVDWEIVDIEGFETLHLLDPFSPQPPEPKPLSEPPDSKPS
- a CDS encoding CvpA family protein; translation: MLIWIVGVLLLALAGVIGYFLGAIRSAICLAGLVVSAALAKTVGAWCAGLIPLIGFTNPVWQFYLPPLVGFLLLSLVFLGVALGVDYWVQKRYRNSTDEYSYARWLRLNRRMGTAVGAGVGTVWLVLLGMVAYVPGYLSTQLANEDEGTMSLRFANQFARGMEQSGLSRIVERFQPADEAHYLASDILGMVYHNPSVHSRLASYPPFLGMAERQEVADLGRDPEIQTLLQSRAGLMEILEHPRIRAVADNHEIVNELLELDLRDLEAYLRTGVSDRFKDERILGRWRLNVRRSIAEMRNVGSERLPAVEFNLLRRALNVYLDEMVLGFTTDHRALLKVKAKDEHKLLEVVGRAGSASAPTSATPVDGEYAPSAPGSGSGMTARSLAARALPQAQPTESTADLYRDRYGLGGGGGGGGGGVQQRGVPLATTTPRMAPGRPPSRPSSSSILAPMMTTGDGEWSRAGDDYRIRISQGGNSLDLQATIRDRQMMTSVDGRILVFDRL
- a CDS encoding tetratricopeptide repeat protein; translated protein: MLTTRIPIRRGAAMVAVGLALVLTACTPPGPRALLDGERLLQKGRPRDAVRRLQTAVEFLPGNAQAWNHLGLAQHAARQPGEALRAYQHAIRLDARLGAAHFNLGHLWLEQGRPDEAAESFRSYIAIEPESAEGWRAHGQALLRVREWGQAERSFGTALRLRAGDVEALNGLGIALQQQRRAREAWQCFSEAAQREPGFAPAWLNLAVAAQQLGARPQAVEAYRRYTALRPEAARSLGIAAILRHLETPPAVPDVPGAAALPVAGATPLTGTAGPSSTPAVPEEPTQEPTAAPVQLAATRAGTSLPPESSQHGGTIDAPPPVRLEPPPPTAPSPSIPSELPPSAPTRAVDARASAGIDSRSTAPGPRVDPDPVEPDPAPAPATAAVEVPEVNVVEEPLPPPAVPDRLVAAVEPPPVAVTEAVEDRMSEPPLRVLPQVGLRLPPEPTPPPTPVPPVTLAVEGPAPEPLQVVEVPVPAGFARETRDEAWAPVLPGVSSEGTATGDEATREVGIARPDADAAERRRFWSRANPMQWFASDGRSVEPGPSAGEDREASEAGRWRWVNPTTWFRSEDGAERASDREVAATQAEVDRSAPVVDGMGIPLLTEPSIRVVRVPSSPGPADVMPGRLEGVEPMPGAVREIPRYVYQRPNRPATGDRAAARPVMLLGIQEHRRGRMESAVTHYTEVIRLDPAAYEAYRNLATVHLQTGDWSRSLDASEWALSLDPDSLSARLTFALALERAGYPTDAAIEAERIVTTDPDHVAAHLLLGNLYAQRLGNGGRARAHYLRVIELDPEHSQSLAIRRWLAGRR